The Mustelus asterias chromosome 30, sMusAst1.hap1.1, whole genome shotgun sequence DNA segment acaatggaatgggtgagtgtgtgatgtcacaatggaatgggagagagtgtgacatcacagtggaatgggtgagggttccagatgagctgagactgggctggagtcgggcgatggcactgacatgtggcccggtggcacagtggttagtgcagctgcctaacagcgccagggacccgggttcaatttcagcctcgggtcgctttggaattggaattggaatgccCTTGGAATTGCGgagagagtgtgacgtcacagtggaatgggtgagggttccagatgagctgagactgtattaagagtaaaagcatggcgagagagagaatagatccccttaaaaatcaggatggccatctgtgtgtggagccacaggagatgggtgagatttttaatgaatacttctcccctgtgtttactgtggagagcaccatgggtactaaagaaataagggaaacaagtggtgatgtcttgggcacacgcatgttacttgggaggaggtatctgcagccttataaaagcaaattactgcggatgctggaatctgaaaccaagagagaaaatgctggaaaatctcagcaggtctggcagcatctgtaaggagagaaaagagctgatgtttcttgtctcgatgaccctttgtcaaagctctgaaacatcagttcttttctctccacccaggtgctgccagacctgctgagaatggggagagagtgtgtgggatggagatttccagcttttggggaatgagagaggaaagaatgttccatagaaattgtctgttctgaatttctatcctgtactgacactgatgacttttggaaactcattttacaggatattgaaagaggaatcacaggttgaaatctcaaacgtcacgtctagacgtgacagagtcatattccttgggacttcaatatcatcggactttgaatccagaaggagaaatgattgtccagtctgtcgatttgaaaagatttgaaatgtcagtgtgagtgaaaaagcatcaacacactgccacactcgagtgagagtgttccgatgcactgactaaagagctttaaccagttccacagtctgaataaatatcacaacattcacagcggggagagactgtaatcttgttctgtgtgtggacgaagtttcaactaattgtccactcaagagagaggtaaggacacctgcaccatggagaaaccatggaaatgtgcggactgtgagaagggatacagagccccatcagagctggaagctcatcggcgcagccacactggggagaggccgtttatctgctctcagtgtgagaagggatttaatcagttacCCAGCTTACggatacaccagcgggttcacactggggagaggccattcacctgctctcagtgtggaaagggattcagtcagttatccaacctgcagagacaccagcgaattcacactggagagaggccatttacctgctctcagtgtgggaagggattcactcggtcatcccacctgcagagccaccagcgagttcacactggggagaggccattcacctgctctcagtgtgggaagggattcgttcagttatccgacctgcagagacaccagcgagttcacactggagaggggccatttacctgctctcagtgtgggaagggattcactcggtcattccacctgctgagacaccagcgagttcacactggggagaggccattcacctgctctcagtgtgggaagggattcactcggtcatctcacctgcagacacaccagcgagttcacactggggagaggccattcagctgccctcagtgtgggaagggattcactcagttatccaccctgcggacacaccaacgagttcacactggggagagaccgttcacctgctctcagtgtgggaagagtttcagagtttcatcccagctgctgagacaccaacaagttcacgagtgattccaggggttggattctgctgttattgtttctgctctcagttacatccaggattgcattttgttcattctcacagttggtcaatgggaagggtcggagggtttctttctgctggactggctggtctcagcctccagtgggctgatgctctttgagtcttgttgcgaatacctggtttcaaatgtcacaaggatcacagagtgacagggtgtgaggaagttcagagatatttagtcagcatttctgtttgaaaccccccaaatgcccatccaatttcctttgtaattgtttgttgtctccacttccttcaccctcataggcagcgagttccaggtcattaccattcactgcatcaaaatattcttcctcacatccgccccccctcccctccgcgcctctgatccagaaccttaaatctgtgtccaccttgtccttgtcccatcagctaatgggaacagcttttctttgtccaccttatctaaacctgtcagaagcttgtccacctctatcaaatctcccctcaacctcctttgctccaaggggaacaaccccagcctgacatcgacaataaagaacaaacgaacagaatgtgttaatacctgaaatcaaacgggaatgtttaatttctgttttaatgatattgtgaatatattgtcctggacaataaaggaactggaataactcaccttgggtgtggttgaatggaatatatcaatctgatatccacctacagtctagtgaaagtctggaatgggaTGGGATAGATGGGATAaataagttgatcactttctctgggagatatttacaactttgtccatgaactttgtttgaaagtccggccactacatgaaatatcagcaccataacagggggagataagaaagacagacactcactttgatcttttcatccgtgcatctgagagttaagaatgtgtgacatgattttgggacaccggagtgagtgtacagatgtgatttgttacatgtgaaaaataacaagcctaaattcatggtgagatggagtgaagagcgggtcccaaacacacacagctacttgagacacagcaggagatgaaatggttaatgtggccaggggattgagacaacattgtgacatcatcaaggcactgacacacactccagagagaaactgagttcaaaacaatcagggtccaattaaacacactgcacatgctcacaaaGTGAGTGAAATTACAGTAAAATGGATAATATTATAGATTGGGACAATTAACCGCTTGGGAGAAATAACACagagtaagaactgtccacaatttggataagggtaaagag contains these protein-coding regions:
- the LOC144480820 gene encoding uncharacterized protein LOC144480820 — protein: MEKPWKCADCEKGYRAPSELEAHRRSHTGERPFICSQCEKGFNQLPSLRIHQRVHTGERPFTCSQCGKGFSQLSNLQRHQRIHTGERPFTCSQCGKGFTRSSHLQSHQRVHTGERPFTCSQCGKGFVQLSDLQRHQRVHTGEGPFTCSQCGKGFTRSFHLLRHQRVHTGERPFTCSQCGKGFTRSSHLQTHQRVHTGERPFSCPQCGKGFTQLSTLRTHQRVHTGERPFTCSQCGKSFRVSSQLLRHQQVHE